The Apis mellifera strain DH4 linkage group LG3, Amel_HAv3.1, whole genome shotgun sequence genome includes the window CCTTCAGCAAAGAATCCTTCAGAACTTTTATTAGATCATGAATTTTGTAGATTATCAAAAACATTAGAgggtaattattaatcatatttctatattattctgtTAATGCAAACTttagaatttgtaatttttaggTGTTATTATAAAGTCTGTTCTAGACGGAAGTAgcttacataataaaaatcagatAACAACTCCTATATTACCAGATTCTGTTTTAGAAACACAATATAAAGAAGTTATTCGAGAACAAGATTCTCAAATACAAAAACTTAATCAACTTACAGAATCACTTGTTAAAGAAAAACACGAACTCgaagtatagtatatatatttataaataagattttataaggaaataaaatttataaatctttaatttataattaaaaattcataataatattattcaatattattcaatatttaatattatttaatataggcACAGATACATGATCTTCAATCAACTGTCAGTCatttaaaagatcaaaatttaGTTTTACGAGCAGCACAAACTAATTCATTATTAGAAGAAAGTGAATCCAATAATGTTGTATCCAATAAACTTTGCacagaagaaatagaaaagaataagaCCTTGATTACAGAATtagaaaatcgtttaaaagaatatgcatcaatgataaaaaaatacgaaaatgattttgaatataaattaaaagaaaaatctgaggaactagagaaattaaaaaaagatcaagaAGATCTTCTAGAACTTTTAACGGAACAAGatagtaaaattatactttacaaAGAAAGATTGGTTGCATTGGGTGAAAAAGTatgtaattctatataaaatcttttatgtatatttagatgtatattacgtatatatttagataaacaataatagcttataattttaatatttatttttcatctttagaTTGAAACAGATGAAAGTTCTATTGAAATAGATACTGATGACCAACCAGAATATATCAACTCTGTTGATCGTGTTGATTGATATAAAGATCTAtctgattaattttagaaaaagaattattataaaaataataataatgaaaaaatttttatttcgatgattttttacttttttgtttttatcttccatttgtttaaaataataaattattgataataaatcaatagatttattatattattataacatgataaattataaatataaaaattaaatatttttattacatgttattttatataagataattattatttatataatataatatagaaattattaaaatattaaaatatttaaaatataaaatttagaaaaaataaatacaaaaaatgatatataaaaaaatcggtTATATGaagctttaaaatatttaagtttacattatatgaaatgaagcagaaataaaacaagatgGCAATGTGACAAGAGCTGCttcaatctatttttatcttattatgtctaatataaatttaaattatttttaatttaataagtctcaatcaatatttgtatatcaattttgtgttttaaaatcgattttttaaaaatatctcaatatattaacattatctatatatatattttattttatatattataaaaaacaaaatttatttaatgaataaagggataaatatttaaatagtgtTGATTGAAAACACAGATATCAatcataatgatttaaattaaatttaattaaattatttaaatttatatcttaaaacattaaataataatattagaatattttccgaaatgatataaaaataaatattggaaatggcTGATAAAAGGCAatcaagaaaatagaattgattttgaaaatatccacaaataaaattattaaacaccATGTATCAGTGAGCAATAAGAAAAGTACATTCCTTGCCATGTTATTCCCGATTCCCAAATATCAACTTAcacgtaaatattttaaattaaaaaataagaattttaacaaaagtatatatatatatatatatatatatatagtatattttattaaattaaatactacttatatatatttaataaaactatatattattacatatttaccATAATACAATATGtgctaatttatatatatatatatatatatatttataagatgtTTTCCCGTTGCTTAATAACTGCTTGTACACATTTTGCCATTGTTTGTGAAGCACGAGATATCGCATctgtcataaaaaaattatctaatgttTTCTGTTTAACTTCTATTGGATTAGAAGACAATGAACCTGACACTTCctgtaaaaaacaaatataaatcagtattatttattatatagcaaATCTCAttgatacattattattttattatttaatatttttaaaaatttttttaaattaatttaaaaaaatatttacctttGATAATTCCAGTACTTGAGTGAAATAATTGGCTGATTCTATATTACCATACCTAATTAAATGTGGTGCTATTTCTTCCAATCTAGATCTTATTTCAGCCAAATTGTCATAAGGCAAACAAATTCcacaaatctataaaaatattaattattaatataattattataaataataataaaaatattaaatattaattaattttttttccaatttgcactttacattaatttaatatcttaataatttaagatattaaattaataatatgttatataaataataattataataataataatatattaactaaagaaagtaattaattatatattaacttacTTCAGAAAGAGCTCGTATGATTTTCCAATCTGGTCGAGCCATACCCGGTGGTGTAATTGCAGCTTGAGTTTGTTGTGCACGACCTTCTGTATTTACATATGTTGCAACTTTTTCAGTATATGCAGCTCCAGGAAATATGACATCTGCAATCGAAGCTCCTTCGTCACCGTGACTACCTAaaccattaataaaaatcattattatgttctattaataaataatattattacatatctataatatatacaataaataatattttttacatacctatatatacaataaaagtaTTCGGAAAATcttctcttttaatatttgaatcatcagctgataataaaaaaagaattttcggtTGTTGCTCTTTAACTTCTTCAACAGATGATGAATAACCTACATCTAAAGCTGCTACTTGTGATGCATTTgtatgaagaatatttaacaCTTTCCATTCTTTGGGAGcctaataaagaatatataaccAACAttcttatgatatttttatgcatcacaaaagatatttttatcatttttttcttacttctATGTTTTCTCCTATAGTTTGTGCCAATAATTGTGtttcagataaaatttttgctcCATCTTTTCTGGTTAATTGCTCAACACCCAAGATAATTAAAGGTTTCTTAGCAGATTTCAAAGTACTTGAAAATGAATGAGTACCGTTTTTTAACTGTGTTATAATTTCTGGAGATTGACCTAAAtgctaatatttaaatattgatcttaaataaatattagctGACAGAAAATAATgacatatcaatatatatatatatatattacgagtTTTTTTACTTACTTCATAATCATAAGTTAAATCTATTTTCGGACCAATTTGCGCAATGATTTGTTCACCATGAATATATCCTTTTCTTATTCGAGTATTAACTAAAGGTGCTTCGTATCTTGGATTAGTaccaatcaataatataacatcAGCCTCTTCTATTGCAGCAATTGTGttatttagtaaataattatttcttatatcaaTACCTGTACCAtgctttggaaaattttgttctGTTGCAAGAATTTCACTACCAAGTCTATTTACTAAATCTTTCAAAGCTACAAGAGCTTCAGCATCAGCTAATTTTCCAGCAATTACAGCACATTTATTTGGGGCTAAATTACGAATAGCTTGAGCagctaaaaaaaagtatattatctCAATAtagtaaacaatataatatctcaatatattattgtatataaataatgtattatatatatatatatatatatatatatatatattatatatatattaatatatttatataattaaaattatgtaaataaaaacataagatttaagaatttagaatattttaaaatattaaaattatatacaacatACTTGTTACAAGAGCATCTTCCCATTCAACAGCTtctaattttccattaatttttatcataggaGTTATAAGCCTTTGACGTTTCAATCCATCATAAGAAAAACGAGCTTTATCAGATAACCATTCTTCATTTATATCCTGTATAACATATCATGaagaacatttataaatatatttcatcaacaattattatattaatagtacCTCATTTACTCTTGGTAAAATTCTCAAAACTTCACCCGTCCTATGAGATATAACTATATTACTACCAACAGCATCAAGAACATCAATACTATCTGTACGACGTGTTTCCCATGGACGAGCAACAAAAGCATATGGTTTACTTGTTAATGCTCCAACAGGAcataaatcgataatattacCAGATAGTTCAGATAAGAACATTTTCTCTACATATGTTCCtacctattaataataaaattaatacaatataataaaacaaatataaacaaatataataaaataataacaatataataaatgatataattccaataatagaataaaaaattgttagacATACTTGCATATCATTTCCACGACCTGTAGTTCCTAAATCATCAATACCAGCAACTTCAGATGCAAAACGAATGCATCTTGTGCAATGAATACAACGTGTCATAACTGTCTTTATTAGAGGACCAATATCTTTATCTTCAACTGCTCGTTTAccactataattaatatcaacaaACCTACTCCGATCACTACCAAATGCCATACTTTGATCTTGTAAATCACATTCACCACCTTGATCACAAATAGGACAATCTAAAGGATgatttactaataaaaattccatgacACCTTCCCGAGCTTTACGAGTTAAATCAGAATTGGTTTTTACTCTCCACCCTTTCATTACAGGCATGGCACAAGCTGCAACAggctaaatatttatacaataaaatacatatataattctagttgaaatttattatgtttgttaatatatatatatatatatatatatgacttatattaaaaagaaaaagaataaataccttaacttgtttttcaatttccacAAGACACATTCTACAATTTCCTGCTACAGCTAAACGTTCATGATAACAAAATCTAGGAATTTCTACTCCTATTTTTGCAGCAGCCTAAATatgacattaaataataataaaatttttttattaaatatttttacttaaattatttagattatatggtaaatataaataatatttgatcaatGAAAAGACTATGTTACTTGCAAAACAGTTGTTCCTGGTGGAACTTGAACTGGTTTGTCATCTATGAATACTTCTACTAATTCTTGCTGAAATTTAAACGATGTTGTATGTAATCCTACGGTAGGAAATCTGCCATTCTGTAATCCCGTAGATAATCTTATCACGGGAAATCTTAACATTTTGGTCCAATTACTGTTAGATGTCAATGTTATGCTGTtatgtaagaaaattttaccatttcaaaatttacaataataaattaataatctaatttataaataataataaataataatctaaatatataattaataaaatcatattttttttaattgttataaaacgAATAAGTCAATAcatattaagtattaataagtatattctaatattataattaaaatattcatttgtttaatcaaaattaccaAATCTTTATCCgttatgcaaatttttcttaaacttcGCGAACCTAAAATGGACGATCTATAAAATCAATCCAAAATAGGATTCaccacaaataatatatatattgtttaattatatattttcgagcATTGACAAAGTAGTATCTGTATGATatgagttaattttaaaatgcattCTTCGCGACATCTatcaaaaaagattattacaatataaatataaattcaattataaataataattattcaattttattttgataataattataatgatttaaaaataatcctgaatttatatgcataaatatatatgtacttaaatatacatgtatataaattttaaaatatcatattacaattatatattacaattataatttaattaatttcattaaaaaaagtacaacagataaaagatttttatgaatatctttatcaaatctctatgaaatataacaaattaaaaaaaaaaaaaagatgaatagaaattaaaatgaaaaaaatattgtctaaataaaaattaaaatattataatatacaaattaattatattttagaaaaaaataattaaaataattttgcaattaaaaaattataatttatagttattctctagttattttattatttcccaAGAATTGCCGGAATGACGTCatgttacaaaataataaaccgtcaatttttcattgaacaTAGCCCGTTTTCCGGTAAGCAGATAAGGGGGACAACATTACAAGTAACTTCAGTTAAGTGTCTACAATTTACTTAATCTTCCATTATGGCTATTGGTGATCTTAAAACTGATAAAGGtatcaaagatttaaattcttatttggcAGATCACAGTTATATCGAAGGGTaagtgtatttttatttttataaaatttatattaaaatacacgtGGTTCTATACTTACTAATATCTTAAGATCATTGAaccattaattcatttttttttttttcatttaatttttatatgtaatatttcaaattgtattttttttttatatttgtgttttagtatatgtttttatcttaaaaaatacttttaaatattttttaacataatttattccatttatataaatattgaaatataaattaaaattaaaaaaaatgtaaatatataaaagataaggaataattattattgacaattaataatattaattttcgtcttttgcttaattttcatagaaaattaaagcaaaattggaaacgaaaagaaagaattatgaaattgataaaagtgaagatagaaaaaaaaaaatcattgaaaaactgaataatattttgaataatatcatcaatgaatataaaaaaattgtctttgaatttgttttcaaaaattcatatattatttattcatttaatatatcttatattcaataagaatataaatgaatttttataagaatgtcaaacatatattattatatttttaaggtGGCAACCTACTCAAGCAGATGTAGTAATTCTAGAAGCTTTAGGAAAAACTCCAACATCTTCAAATCCTCATGTTTTACGATGGTATAATCACATCAAATCATATGATTTAAAGACACTTccaggagaaaagaaaacaccTGTCATATTAGGTAATAATATAGCAGCAGGAAAGAATGAAGAAGATGACGATAAAGATGTAGACCTTTTTGAAtccgatgaagaagaagatccTGAAGCTGTAAGACTTAgggaagaaagattaaaagaatatgcagaaaagaaatctaaaaaacCAATACTCATTGCTAAGTCCAGTGTTGTATTAGATGTTAAACCATGGGATGATGAAACTGACATGAAGGCTATAGAAGAAATTGTGAGATCTATTCAAATGGATGGTCTAACTTGGGCAGCATGTAAATCATTTTGctgtttttcaaaatcaaatcaaaaattcaattttacaaaattatcaattttatacatattatttccaGCTAAATTAGTTGCAGTGGGCTATGGCATTCATAAGTTCAGGATAATGTGCATTATAGAAGATGACAAGGTATCAGTAGATTCACTGATAGAACAAATAGAAAGTTTTGAAGAATATGTTCAATCTGTTGATATTGAatcattcaataaattataaataattgtttatatctattatctcCAAtgtaaacttaataaataataatcattgtttatatatattatatatatatatatatatatatatataatttattattgaacaaaaaaattagtaatttcaatgataatattaataaaattgtaattgaagTATTACTTAATGATATtgcttcaatatttataatagacaatttaaaaattgatattttgtatatttttgttattacaaagaaaaacttaaaactaaaatatataaaaaagaattgttattttaattaaatgaaaaacattaaaaaacaatgataaacaaattgtttaaaattaaatttcaacttcatataagataaaaaatataaattttgaaactttgatAATATATCTCAAAGTTCTGATTATGATTTTGCGaagtaaaaatagtaattccaatgttttatctatatagttttatcaaaaatcactAATCACAAGATGTTATTTATCACATATACTTTACATATATGTAAGTATAATGTTTGGAacattatctattaaattaaaaatttttgttaatcaaCATGTATGGATTTCATatgtaaatattctattattcatgACAGAAAGATTCAGATATCCACTCTATGTTTAATATAGATAGGACATAAATATTGGCATGTTTTTTCAcagatacataattttattatatatcattaaatcttatataacatattgaaactcataagaaaattgaaattataatattgcttAAGTCTTctgagaatataatattatcaaaatattggaatatttttgcaataaaatttattatgaaagttTCAAAtgctaatataaaaaaattattaaaaatattatttaattcctattaaacattttaataaaaaatttaataaacttataataaaatttttaatatttaagttgtcatagtatttaaatatcataaaatatttgatcaaacttaaaattttattttaaaaagcttTAAAtgctaatatattaaaaaaattattaaaaatattatttaattcctattaaacatttcaataaaaaattcagtaaatttataataaaatctttaatatttagattgtcataatatttaaatatcataaaatgtttgatcaaatttaaaattttattttatattttctgttaacaatttattttattgattaaaacttttatttttattattatagtctgaatttattttattattattatatattattatatatttaataattttgtttttttaaaaatgacatTTTCTAGTCCTATTTGATACTAATTAGATACTAATAGATTGAATTAGATTGAATTCATATTgctcataataaataattcacaataaatcatgaattatatttgttgttaatatagaacaataaattattttatgaacagTGAAGTAGTTATTTGCAAGCAAATTGTAAAACAGTTTGTAaactatatacaaattataaaaatgatgattaataaaaaaaatgtagaaaaatattgataattaatgaaaaaaattaaaaattgattttcgagaaaattgcatttgaaaatttactaACATGACTTCTTGATTGTATATGTTTAATctcaattttcgagaaaataaagacttgaacaatgaaatttttttttcaatttttaaattttattctacatttttatttatttatatagaataacattttatttaatttatatttgaaaaatttgattaatttcaaaaaataaatttattatagatatagatttatttcgaaaatcaaataaagaaaatctttattttttcatgagTAATCATTtcttcgattatatatatcatggaCAATGACggatttattaacatattataagcaattgaaatttatgttaaagataaagaaaattacgtTAAAGGCAGCTTTATctcactttatttttaatttacttcatctattagaaaattaaattatttataatttaataaataagttttaatcgacatttatatttttatgtttatatctcTTAAAT containing:
- the LOC552649 gene encoding elongation factor 1-beta', whose translation is MAIGDLKTDKGIKDLNSYLADHSYIEGWQPTQADVVILEALGKTPTSSNPHVLRWYNHIKSYDLKTLPGEKKTPVILGNNIAAGKNEEDDDKDVDLFESDEEEDPEAVRLREERLKEYAEKKSKKPILIAKSSVVLDVKPWDDETDMKAIEEIVRSIQMDGLTWAASKLVAVGYGIHKFRIMCIIEDDKVSVDSLIEQIESFEEYVQSVDIESFNKL
- the Ndufs1 gene encoding NADH-ubiquinone oxidoreductase 75 kDa subunit, mitochondrial (The RefSeq protein has 2 substitutions compared to this genomic sequence); this translates as MLRFPVIRLSTGLQNGRFPTVGLHTTSFKFQQELVEVFIDDKPVQVPPGTTVLQAAAKIGVEIPRFCYHERLAVAGNCRMCLVEIEKQVKPVAACAMPVMKGWRVKTNSDLTRKAREGVMEFLLVNHPLDCPICDQGGECDLQDQSMAFGSDRSRFVDINYSGKRAVEDKDIGPLIKTVMTRCIHCTRCIRFASEVAGIDDLGTTGRGNDMQVGTYVEKMFLSELSGNIIDLCPVGALTSKPYAFVALPWETRRTDSIDVLDAVGSNIVISPRTGEVLRILPRVNEDINEEWLSDKARFSYDGLKRQRLITPMIKINGKLEAVEWEDALVTTAQAIRNLAPNKCAVIAGKLADAEALVALKDLVNRLGSEILATEQNFPKHGTGIDIRNNYLLNNTIAAIEEADVILLIGTNPRYEAPLVNTRIRKGYIHGEQIIAQIGPKIDLTYDYEHLGQSPEIITQLKNGTHSFSSTLKSAKKPLIILGVEQLTRKDGAKILSETQLLAQTIGENIEAPKEWKVLNILHTNASQVAALDVGYSSSVEEVKEQQPKILFLLSADDSNIKREDFPNTFIVYIGSHGDEGASIADVIFPGAAYTEKVATYVNTEGRAQQTQAAITPPGMARPDWKIIRALSEICGICLPYDNLAEIRSRLEEIAPHLIRYGNIESANYFTQVLELSKEVSGSLSSNPIEVKQKTLDNFFMTDAISRASQTMAKCVQAVIKQRENIL
- the Ndufs1 gene encoding NADH-ubiquinone oxidoreductase 75 kDa subunit, mitochondrial isoform X1, which encodes MCLVEIEKQVKPVAACAMPVMKGWRVKTNSDLTRKAREGVMEFLLVNHPLDCPICDQGGECDLQDQSMAFGSDRSRFVDINYSGKRAVEDKDIGPLIKTVMTRCIHCTRCIRFASEVAGIDDLGTTGRGNDMQVGTYVEKMFLSELSGNIIDLCPVGALTSKPYAFVARPWETRRTDSIDVLDAVGSNIVISHRTGEVLRILPRVNEDINEEWLSDKARFSYDGLKRQRLITPMIKINGKLEAVEWEDALVTTAQAIRNLAPNKCAVIAGKLADAEALVALKDLVNRLGSEILATEQNFPKHGTGIDIRNNYLLNNTIAAIEEADVILLIGTNPRYEAPLVNTRIRKGYIHGEQIIAQIGPKIDLTYDYEHLGQSPEIITQLKNGTHSFSSTLKSAKKPLIILGVEQLTRKDGAKILSETQLLAQTIGENIEAPKEWKVLNILHTNASQVAALDVGYSSSVEEVKEQQPKILFLLSADDSNIKREDFPNTFIVYIGSHGDEGASIADVIFPGAAYTEKVATYVNTEGRAQQTQAAITPPGMARPDWKIIRALSEICGICLPYDNLAEIRSRLEEIAPHLIRYGNIESANYFTQVLELSKEVSGSLSSNPIEVKQKTLDNFFMTDAISRASQTMAKCVQAVIKQRENIL